The Toxorhynchites rutilus septentrionalis strain SRP chromosome 1, ASM2978413v1, whole genome shotgun sequence genome contains the following window.
GCATACCACGGGAAATTATGTCTGCAGGATTTTCGATGCCTGGAACGTGCGCCCAAATACCGCTTTGTGTGAGATGCTGCACTTCAGAAACACGGTTTGCGATGAAGGTTTTCCATCTAGATGGTGTCGACCGAAGCCAATGTAGAGTGATCATCGAGTCTGTCCAGAAGATTGTCTTGACATTCAGCGTTGTACTGGCTTGAACTTTATGGTACAGATGGCTCAACAGAAGGGCAGATGAGAGTTCCAACCTCGGTAGGCAGATGCGTTTTTGTTTCTTCGAATCACCGAGAGGGGCCACCTTAGATTTGGCGGTTAGTAAACGCACGGCTATTCTGCCGTCATTTGAAACAACTCTCAAATACAAACAGGCCCCGTAAGCCTTCTCAGAGGCGTCGCAGAACCCGTGCATTTCAAGCACTACGCGATTGAAGGAAGGGGTTGCCCACCTTGGGATGGTAATAGATACTAATCCTTGCAAACTACTGCGGAACTCCAACCAATGCTGCTGTTGATACTCGTCTAGTGGATTGTCCCAGGATGCAGAAGTTCGCCAGAGAGATTGAACAAATATCTTGGCAAGGACTATCACCGGCCCAATCAGGCCGAGAGGGTCGAAAAGCTTTGCTGTATCCGACAATACGGTTCGTCTTGTGATGTTTTCTGTTTGGGACCAATTAGGAACAGAGTAGTGGAGTAAATCGGTCGATGGCTCCCATATTAGTCCAAGGGTTTTTATGGTTGCTGGTGAGTCCAGTGCTATTACTGCTCGATCGTCGCGTTGGTCGGGAGGTATGGTTGATAATATAGCTGTCGAGTTTGACGCCCATTTGCGTAGATTAAAACCTGCAGATTGTAACAGGCTTCGCAGTTGCCTGCACAAGTATTTTCCCTCTTCTTCATCATCGACACCGGTAAGCAtgtcatccatgtaaaaatcctTTGACAGGACTTTCGCGGCTAGAGGAAATTCATTAGCTCCCTGTTTCGACAACTCAAGGAGACATCTTGTAGCCAAGTATGGCGCCGAGGCAGTACCGTAGGTGACTGTGGTTAGTTCAAACGTTTTCAGCGGTTCCGAGGAAGAGGACCGCCAGCGAATTCGATGCAGTGGAAAATCGTCAGGGTGGAGGCGGATCTGCCGATACATCTTTTCAGCATCCGTAATAATAGCAAACTGATGAATTCTGAAGCGAAGCGAAATGTCTAGAATGTCATCCTGTAGAACCGGTCCCACTATTAACGCCTGATTCAGCGAAAATCCGCTGTCCGTTCGACAAGAGGCGTCAAAGACCACCCGTAATTTAGTGGTTGTACTATCCACCTTCTCTACTCCATGATGAGGTAAGTAGTAAGACGGAAAGCTGTTATCCGTGTCGTCGATCTCACGCATGTGATTGAGTTGCAAATACTCAGCAACAAATGAAGTGTACGCTTCTTTGAGTGGGAGGTTCGCATCAAGTCTGCGTTCAAGGGCAAGGAACCTTCGAGTGGCTATTTCCTTGGAACTCCCGAGTTGAGACAATATATCTGGGCGTTTCGGTAAGGTAACGACAAATCTTCCAGATTCGTCACGAAAGGTGTTAGCAACAAAATGCTGCTCGCAGAAAGTTTCATCTGGGGATCGTATACTATTGGACCAACAAGATTCTATTTCCCAGAAGCGAGAGATTGGATCATCGACTGATTCTGCGCTGCACACGTGAGCTAACTTGTGTTGGGTACGAGGGTGGTGAGCTCCAATTTTTCCGGATGCTACCCATCCGAAAACAGTATTTTGAAGAACTGGCTTCTCAGGGCCCAGTTTTATTAATCCttcaagaagaagatggaaATATAGTTCCATTCCCAGAAGCAAATCTATTGGCCCTGGCGCATAGAACATTGGATCAGCCAGTATGACTTCGGATGGAATATTCCAAGTTGACGAATCAACAGGGTTCACTGGAAGCTCACGAgtgattttcttcaatatttgaCAAGATTCCTCAACCGTAAATTTCGTACAATGAGATCCTATCCGAACGTCAACAGCATGATACGACACGACGAGAGTGTTTCCAACTCCACCAATTTCTTGGCGATTTGGATAGCGACGAAGCTTTAATTTCTGGACCATGTTTTCAGTAATTAAGCACAACTGCGACGCAGGATCCAACAGTGCCCTGGCCCACAGGGCGTCTCCACCAGAACCGAAAACCTTGATGATTGCGGTTTGCAGCAAAACTGTAGCAGGCATTCTTTGACTGCTACCAACGAGAGTGGTGGACACGAGGCTAGTTTGGGCCGAGGTTGAAGGCAATTGAGATTCTGTCGACGATGATAACCGTGGTTGTGACGGTTGGTTTGATAGGTTGGACTGATCAATTTGATGCGATGGCGAAGTGGGCAAAACAGCAGTGGTGTTTGGTTTCGATTGAGTGGACAAGCGATCTTGCGATGGGTGGTGGAGCATAGTGTGATGCTTTTGGTTGCATACTCTGCAAGAACCAGAAGAACAATTTCTGAGTAGGTGGGAGGAGGAAAAACAGTTGATGCACAGATTTTTCTTTTTCACCTGTTCGAAGCGTTGGGCTACCGACAATTTTTGGAATGATTCGCACTTGAATGGCGAATGCGGTGATTTCAAACAAAAAGGGCATGAGCCAGGTGATGATGTGGTATTGGTAGTTGTGTGGACTGTATTTATCTTAGATTTCTGTGATCTATTTGAATCGAATCTGACTGGATCGACCGAACGTGACTTCGACAATGTCAAAGATTGTAACACTGTAAGCTGTGTGCGAAGGAATGTTATTATATCATTGTATTTGGGAACTTCCGTGGATTTGTGTTGAATTTCCCATTGCTTCAATGTCGACGCATCTAGGCGACTACAAATCATATGTGCCAGCAACACACTCCAACCGTCCGTTGGAATGCCTATCTTCTCGATCATGCACAGATTCCGCTCGAAATCGTCAACTAAATGCATTAGTGATTCGTaacattccttttttattggttcaatcGAAAAAAGACTATCAATATAGGTTTTTACAATCAACTTTTTATTGTCGAATCGCTTTTCCAGCAGTGCCCAAGCAACAGTATAATTTGCGGCTGTGTGTTCGACGGATTCGACAACTTTCCTGGCATCTTTAGAAAGAGATGCAACGAGATACGACAGTTTGTCTATTGGCGACAGTTGGGGATTCGAGTCTATGAGTGATTTAAAAGTGTCCCGGAAGGTTATCCATTCTGAAACACATCCGTCAAAGGTTGGTAGTTTAACTTCGGGAAGCTTAATGCGCGAAAAAGAGTGGTCTGTTGAAGTTGTACTACCAATAGAAGTGGTAgggaaatttatttgtaacctttttatttctctcttcagAAAGCTAACCACTCGCACATAATCTTTTTCAAATGCACGTCGAACAAGACGATTTGTTTCTTCTACGACACTTGTTGTTTCTGCAT
Protein-coding sequences here:
- the LOC129762543 gene encoding uncharacterized protein LOC129762543, which codes for MLHHPSQDRLSTQSKPNTTAVLPTSPSHQIDQSNLSNQPSQPRLSSSTESQLPSTSAQTSLVSTTLVGSSQRMPATVLLQTAIIKVFGSGGDALWARALLDPASQLCLITENMVQKLKLRRYPNRQEIGGVGNTLVVSYHAVDVRIGSHCTKFTVEESCQILKKITRELPVNPVDSSTWNIPSEVILADPMFYAPGPIDLLLGMELYFHLLLEGLIKLGPEKPVLQNTVFGWVASGKIGAHHPRTQHKLAHVCSAESVDDPISRFWEIESCWSNSIRSPDETFCEQHFVANTFRDESGRFVVTLPKRPDILSQLGSSKEIATRRFLALERRLDANLPLKEAYTSFVAEYLQLNHMREIDDTDNSFPSYYLPHHGVEKVDSTTTKLRVVFDASCRTDSGFSLNQALIVGPVLQDDILDISLRFRIHQFAIITDAEKMYRQIRLHPDDFPLHRIRWRSSSSEPLKTFELTTVTYGTASAPYLATRCLLELSKQGANEFPLAAKVLSKDFYMDDMLTGVDDEEEGKYLCRQLRSLLQSAGFNLRKWASNSTAILSTIPPDQRDDRAVIALDSPATIKTLGLIWEPSTDLLHYSVPNWSQTENITRRTVLSDTAKLFDPLGLIGPVIVLAKIFVQSLWRTSASWDNPLDEYQQQHWLEFRSSLQGLVSITIPRWATPSFNRVVLEMHGFCDASEKAYGACLYLRVVSNDGRIAVRLLTAKSKVAPLGDSKKQKRICLPRLELSSALLLSHLYHKVQASTTLNVKTIFWTDSMITLHWLRSTPSRWKTFIANRVSEVQHLTQSGIWAHVPGIENPADIISRGMRPAQLQETASWWNGPPWLSQPSRFWPPLIPQTSVECCQKCWKKGQFLCQCGCTLRMKSFSYDRRFRRFKLINRSNRRYGFLQASELAEASNNLVRLAQLESFSKDIAAVAKNGQVDSHSDLRTLAPILINGILRLRGRLRHAAISEDSKHPIILPARHPLTTSIVTYYHLKNLHAGPQLLVACVREKFWPLRIRNLARSVVHSCVNCFRCRPRTLDQIMGDLPSERVTPTLPFLNTGVDLCGPFQYRKASRAPPIKCYVAIFVCLITKAVHVELVYDLSTQAFIAALHRFVARRGKPNLIECDNAKNFKGAVRELKELAKQFRSQQHQSEIVNRCADDGITFKFIPPRSPNFGGLWEAAVKSFKQHFRRTVGNSILSLDEFVTLLARIEACLNSRPLTPLTADVNDLEVLTPDSIVGNEIKSFFGGCGNAGRSITCLVFIHVPSGLAYETTSP